From the Dermochelys coriacea isolate rDerCor1 chromosome 26, rDerCor1.pri.v4, whole genome shotgun sequence genome, one window contains:
- the LOC122457526 gene encoding zinc finger and SCAN domain-containing protein 12-like, whose translation MATALQPEEEVVMEGEDSLKGSEFSPLRLGGDFGGDRLIQSVAAACQPSKQDIGSLERDDLVKWLLLQLLEGERRRKEAEKRWEESETKFQQFLLELKKRANRLTLSSQVRPGEALPSHLTSPDHIEPFWMHIQRAYRWLKDQWSLRMSLCLPRQVQETHCSDVSEADNYAEMCRYRFREYRFQEAEGLQEAYAHLSELCHKWIQPKSKSAARIADMLITEHFLEILPHDVQAWVRRNRPDIGSRAVSLAEYILAIKEHGQCSTLVMPPECPMREKCRAGKAGGGIMTARTTNALPDEKLGSLHTWSHSLPRP comes from the coding sequence ATGGCCACAGCTCTGCAGCCAGAAGAGGAGGTGGTGATGGAAGGAGAAGACTCACTGAAAGGTTCTGAATTCTCTCCACTGCGTTTAGGTGGGGATTTTGGAGGAGACCGTCTGATCCAGAGTGTTGCAGCTGCTTGCCAACCATCAAAACAGGATATAGGTTCTCTGGAAAGAGATGATCTGGTGAagtggctcctcctccagcttctggaaggggagaggaggcgCAAGGAGGCAGAGAAAAGGTGGGAGGAGTCAGAAACAAAATTTCAGCAATTTCTCCTGGAGCTAAAAAAGAGAGCGAACAGGTTGACTTTGAGCTCCCAGGTCAGACCTGGAGAAGCACTCCCCTCTCACCTAACTTCTCCAGACCACATAGAGCCATTCTGGATGCACATTCAGAGGGCATATCGGTGGCTGAAAGACCAGTGGTCCCTACGTATGAGTCTGTGTCTCCCAAGGCAAGTCCAAGAGACTCATTGCAGTGATGTAAGTGAGGCTGACAACTATGCAGAAATGTGTCGGTACAGGTTTAGGGAGTACAGATTCCAGGAGGCAGAGGGACTCCAGGAGGCTTACGCTCACTTATCCGAGCTGTGCCACAAGTGGATCCAGCCCAAAAGCAAGAGTGCAGCACGGATTGCTGACATGCTAATCACAGAGCATTTCTTGGAGATCCTCCCACATGATGTTCAGGCATGGGTTAGGAGGAACAGGCCAGACATTGGGAGTAGGGCTGTGTCCTTGGCAGAGTACATCCTGGCCATAAAGGAGCATGGTCAGTGCTCAACACTGGTAATGCCTCCAGAATGTCCCATGAGggagaaatgtagggctggaaaagCAGGGGGTGGGATTATGACTGCAAGGACCACAAATGCGCTTCCTGATGAGAAACTGGGAAGCTTGCACACATGGTCACATAGCTTACCGCGACCCTGA